The Terriglobus roseus sequence TCGCAACCTCTGCCGTCACCGCCGCAAGACGTGCTGCTATCTGTCGACCTGTTTCTGCCTCCTGCGACGAGAGATGCAGTTGACCGCACGTACCCTGGCTTGGAAGGACCGTTGCGTAATCGATAAAGAGGACGCGCGCTACCGGAGCCCGGCGATGTATTTCTTGCACGACTCGGGTCATCTGCGCTGGCAGAGTGACAAAGGCTTTCTGGACCCTGTCATTCGACATGCCCATGCAAAGACCAACCCATCGTGCACCGGCTGGAACGGCCGCGGGATCATTTGCACAGGCCCATGCTCCAAGCGTTCCAAGGTAGAAGACATCGTTGCCACCAATTGTCACGGTTACCAGCTTCGTGGTCGTATCGACTGCATCAACCTGCGCTGGTTGGAAAAGCTGGCCGCCATCCAGGATATGCCTCGTAGTCGCGCCCGAGCACGTCACGTCTTTAAGCTTCATACCAGTTCGTTTCGCCAGCAGGTGCGCATAGTTTTCACTGGAGCGCATGCACGGGAAATAGCTGCCCGGAGCCCGCTGTCCATCGCCCGGCCCAGCCGCGAAGGAACTGC is a genomic window containing:
- a CDS encoding SGNH/GDSL hydrolase family protein; the protein is MLAQKVACGIAVLVLLTGPLAIRHVVQLPAGNAEYVAMGSSFAAGPGDGQRAPGSYFPCMRSSENYAHLLAKRTGMKLKDVTCSGATTRHILDGGQLFQPAQVDAVDTTTKLVTVTIGGNDVFYLGTLGAWACANDPAAVPAGARWVGLCMGMSNDRVQKAFVTLPAQMTRVVQEIHRRAPVARVLFIDYATVLPSQGTCGQLHLSSQEAETGRQIAARLAAVTAEVARATNSGLIKASEITQGHDVCSAQPWVYGFVFSEHILRFGPAPFHPRIEAMTAIAEALATEVAREPPYLERQTMRKETLPRQRTFHE